CATTAGAGGCTAATGGAGCTGAATCAGTGGGGTTGGCTCTGTGTGGATCTGGTATTAGAGGCTAATGGAGCTGAATCAGTGGGGTTGGCTCTGTGTGGATCTGGTATTAGAGGCTAATGGAGCTGAATCAGTGGGGTTGGCTCTGTGTGGATCTGGTATTAGAGGCTAATGGAGCTGAATCAGTGGGGTTGGCTCTGTGTGGATCTGGTATTAGAGGCTAATGGAGCTGAATCAGTGGGGTTGGCTCTGTGTGGATCTGGTATTAGAGGCTAATGGAGCTGAATCAGTGGGGTTGGCTCTTTGTGGATCTGGTATTAGAGGCTAATGGAGCTGAATCAGTGGGGTTGGCTCTGTGTGGATCTGGTATTAGAGGCTAATGGAGCTGAATCAGTGGGGTTGGCTCTGTGTGGATCTGGTATTAGAGGCTAATGGAGCTGAATCAGTGGGGTTGGCTCTGTGTGGATCTGGTATTAGAGGCTAATGGAGCTGAATCAGTGGGGTTGGCTCTGTGTGGATCTGGTATTAGAGGCTAATGGAGCTGAATCAGTGGGGTTGGCTCTGTGTGGATCTGGCATTAGAGGCTAATGGAGCTGAATCAGTGGGGTTGGCTCTGTGTGGATCTGGTATTAGAGGCTAATGGAGCTGAATCAGTGGGGTTGGCTCTGTGTGGATCTGGTATTAGAGGCTAATGGACCTGAATCAGTGGGGTTGGCTCTGTGTGGATCTGGTATTAGAAGCTAATGGACCTGAATCAGTGGGGTTGGCTCTGTGTGGATCTGGTATTAGAGGCTAATGGAGCTGAATCAGTGGGGTTGGCTCTGTGTGGATCTGGTATTAGAGGCTAATGGAGCTGAATCAGTGGGGTTGGCTCTGTGTGGATCTGGTATTAGAGGCTAATGGAGCTGAATCAGTGGGGTTGGCTCTGTGTGGATCTGGTATTAGAGGTTAATGGAGCTGAATCAGTGGGGTTGGCTCTGTGTGGATCTGGTATTAGAGGCTAATGGAGCTGAATCAGTGGGGTTGGCTCTGTGTGGATCTGGTATTAGAGGCTAATGGAGCTGAATCAGTGGGGTTGGCTCTGTGTGGATCTGGTATTAGAGGCTAATGGAGCTGAATCAGTGGGGTTGGCTCTGTGTGGATCTGGTATTAGAGGCTAATGGAGCTGAATCAGTGGGGTTGGCTCTGTGTGGATCTGGTATTAGAGGCTAATGGAGCTGAATCAGTGGGGTTGGCTCTGTGTGGATCTGGTATTAGAGGCTAATGGACCTGAATCAGTGGGGTTGGCTCTGTGTGGATCTGGTATTAGAGGCTAATGGACCTGAATCAGTGGGGTTGGCTCTGTGTGGATCTGGTATTAGAGGCTAATGGAGCTGAATCAGTGGGGTTGGCTCTGTGTGGATCTGGTATTAGAGGCTAATGGAGCTGAATCAGTGGGGTTGGCTCTGTGTGGATCTGGTATTAGAGGCTAATGGACCTGAATCAGTGTGTCGGCTCCTCTCCCAGTGTGGTACCTGAGGGTGGAATGACAGAACAGAGATGCTCCAGtattcagtcagtctctctccttctctaccgtTAAACTCAGGGCTACTGAAGGCGTCCGCATGCCTCCCATCTGAAACAGTTcctgcatatattatgacaacattttcgGATGTTTTGGTCTTCGGCTAGGGTTTTTTTCGGCTGTTTGTGCACACAAACATTTCTCGAGTCAAGACGAAGTTCGCAAGCCAAAGTcgttggtgattggtcaacagtagggattcttcaatgataGGCTAGTTTTCGTGCACATTCTTTCGCTTGAGAAATGCTGCACCAAACATCCTAGTTAGATGTAAAAATGTATGACTTATTTCttgttatcttagattaattgtgactatactggctacggcgtctcaaggtGGACAAACGGTACTATTGCCGCTTTAGtggtttttcaagcgaaggtggAAGGTATGGGAACACTGGTTGGGTTGGCTAGGCAACAGCCGTCCGCGCATGCTGAAGCCTTAAGGCTTCTCTCTGCTGTAGCACTCACCTTCTCCTTCTGTTTCCTCTTGTCCTCTTCACctgctcatctcctctcctctcctctccccctctcatccccctcctctctatccccctctctccctctcccctcctctctatccccctctcctcctctctcctctctctctcccctcctctctatccccctctcctcctctctcctctctctctcccctcctctcctaggTTCATTAACATTCAGCGGCCCCCCCTCCAGCGGTGACATCACAGAGCAGCAGCCTAACGGTTCCTCCCCCGTGGTTTCCAGTCTGTCTCTGAGCTCCGGCTCCTGTACCTCCTCTGACAACCAGGAGTACAGGAAGCAGCTCACAGCGCTCAACTGCTCGGTCAGGGACTGGATCACCAAGCACGTCAACAGGAACCCTCTCTgcgacctcaaccccatcttcAGGGACTATGAGAAGCACCTGGCCAGCATCGACAAGAAGTACGGAGGGGCTGGAGGGAGTGGCGCTGTGGCTGGGGGCTCGGCGAGCGGTAGCAAGGCAGCAGCACCGGAGGAGAAGCAGCCAGCCGGTAccacacccccctcctcctctagtACCGCCGGCTCGGCAGCCACAGCTCCACTCTTCTCCTTCAGTAAGGACAAGGACGGCACCGCTCCAGCCTCGGAGAAAAGCTCCAGCGCCGCTCCTGCTCCGCTCCCCGCTGGCATCAGCTTTAACTTGGGCCAGAAGGGGTCCCTGAGCTCTGGAGGAGCTCCTAacgtctccttctcctcctcctcctcctcttcctcctccctgtttggaggcaCCTCTCTTCCTAGCTTCTCCTTCAGTGGGGCCAAGGCTGAGGCTGTCCCCACCCAGACAACAGGTACGATATGGAAGGTCTAATGTATGTAGGGAAATAGAAATATTACTCATGTAATAGGCATACCTACCTTACTGTCCTAACAGCTATGATATCATGTAACTAGATATTCTATACTAGTCATAcctgcctagtcactttaccctgccttcatgtacatatctacctcaaataccttattattatctatcctgatgcctagtcactttaccctgccttcatgtacatatctacctcaaataccttattattatctatcctgatgcctagtcactttaccctgccttcatgtacatatctacctcaaataccttattattatctatcctgatgcctagtcactttaccctgccttcatgtacatatctacctcaaataccttattattatctatcctgatgcctagacactttaccctgccttcatgtac
This portion of the Coregonus clupeaformis isolate EN_2021a unplaced genomic scaffold, ASM2061545v1 scaf2101, whole genome shotgun sequence genome encodes:
- the LOC123488259 gene encoding nuclear pore complex protein Nup50-like gives rise to the protein MAKRIADKELTDRNWDQEDEGEEQAGTFSIASDDVMKSRPIKKAKRRAAGSEGQSGGSFKGFKGFSLAPPSGTGPATGGITAFSGFGNGAGFKLSNGNSVTPVTPAFTGFASPAATKTTTPGSLTFSGPPSSGDITEQQPNGSSPVVSSLSLSSGSCTSSDNQEYRKQLTALNCSVRDWITKHVNRNPLCDLNPIFRDYEKHLASIDKKYGGAGGSGAVAGGSASGSKAAAPEEKQPAGTTPPSSSSTAGSAATAPLFSFSKDKDGTAPASEKSSSAAPAPLPAGISFNLGQKGSLSSGGAPNVSFSSSSSSSSSLFGGTSLPSFSFSGAKAEAVPTQTT